One region of Archocentrus centrarchus isolate MPI-CPG fArcCen1 chromosome 6, fArcCen1, whole genome shotgun sequence genomic DNA includes:
- the slc17a6a gene encoding vesicular glutamate transporter 2.2: protein MEPGKEKALPTTKEGIKQIAGKALGALYRRIEKKQQTGEAIELTEDGRPREDQERKTPLCDCTCFGLPRRYIIAMLSGLGFCISFGIRCNLGVAIVSMVNNSTVHQNGKIIIKEKAKFNWDPETVGMIHGSFFWGYIITQIPGGYISSRLAANRVFGAAIVLTSTLNMFIPSAARVHYGCVIFVRILQGLVEGVTYPACHGIWSKWAPPLERSRLATISFCGSYAGAVVAMPLAGILVQYTGWSSVFYVYGSFGIVWYMFWVLVSYESPAEHPTITEEERRYIEESIGESAQLMGAMEKFKTPWRKFFSSMPVYAIIVANFCRSWTFYLLLISQPAYFEEVFGFEISKVGILSALPHLVMTIIVPLGGQLADYLRTHNIMSTTTVRKIMNCGGFGMEATLLLVVGYSHSKGVAISFLVLAVGFSGFAISGFNVNHLDIAPRYASILMGISNGVGTLSGMVCPLIVGAMTKHKTREEWQYVFLIASLVHYGGVVFYGLFASGEKQPWADPEETSEEKCGFIDEDELAEETGDITQSYGAMGGPAKSYGATAQLNGGWVQDWDKTEEYVQEPAGKMYTQRGYS, encoded by the exons ATGGAGCCAGGCAAGGAAAAAGCTCTCCCTACTACTAAAGAGGGGATAAAACAAATCGCCGGAAAGGCCCTCGGGGCTCTGTACAG GAGAATTGAAAAGAAGCAGCAAACAGGTGAGGCGATCGAGCTGACGGAAGATGGGAGACCAAGAGAGGACCAGGAGCGGAAGACGCCCCTGTGTGACTGCACATGCTTCGGGCTTCCGCGCAGATACATCATCGCTATGCTGAGCGGGCTCGGCTTCTGCATCTCCTTCGGTATCCGGTGTAACTTGGGTGTGGCCATCGTCAGCATGGTCAATAACAGCACAGTCCATCAAAATGGCAAGATAATCATCAAAGAG aaagcaaaattCAACTGGGACCCAGAGACTGTGGGGATGATTCACGGTTCCTTCTTCTGGGGCTACATAATTACTCAGATTCCGGGAGGGTATATCTCCTCCAGACTGGCTGCAAACAG AGTTTTTGGTGCTGCCATCGTGCTGACATCCACCCTGAACATGTTCATTCCCTCCGCTGCCCGAGTGCACTATGGATGTGTCATCTTTGTGAGGATATTACAAGGGTTGGTGGAG GGAGTGACTTATCCGGCTTGCCACGGGATCTGGAGTAAATGGGCTCCACCGCTGGAAAGAAGTCGTCTGGCCACCATCTCCTTTTGTG GAtcatatgctggtgcagtggtcGCCATGCCTCTGGCAGGGATCCTGGTCCAGTATACAGGATGGTCTTCTGTCTTCTATGTGTATG gATCCTTCGGGATAGTTTGGTACATGTTCTGGGTTTTGGTGTCTTATGAAAGCCCAGCAGAGCATCCAACCATTACCGAAGAGGAGCGTCGTTACATCGAGGAGAGCATTGGTGAAAGTGCCCAGCTGATGGGCGCAATGGAA AAATTCAAGACTCCCTGGAGGAAATTCTTCTCCTCTATGCCTGTCTATGCAATCATTGTGGCCAACTTCTGCAGAAGCTGGACCTTTTATCTGCTTCTCATCAGTCAGCCTGCGTACTTTGAAGAAGTTTTTGGCTTTGAGATCAGCAAG GTTGGAATTCTGTCAGCTCTCCCTCACTTGGTCATGACCATCATCGTGCCTTTAGGAGGCCAGTTAGCAGACTACCTGCGAACTCACAACATCATGTCCACCACTACGGTGCGGAAAATCATGAACTGTGGAG GCTTCGGCATGGAGGCTACTCTTTTACTAGTGGTTGGTTATTCTCACAGTAAGGGGGTGGCCATCTCTTTCTTAGTTCTGGCGGTGGGTTTTAGCGGCTTTGCAATATCAG GTTTCAATGTGAACCATTTAGACATTGCTCCTCGCTATGCCAGCATCCTCATGGGCATTTCCAATGGTGTGGGAACCCTATCAGGGATGGTCTGCCCTCTTATAGTGGGAGCAATGACAAAACACAAG ACCCGTGAAGAGTGGCAGTATGTCTTCCTCATTGCTTCACTGGTGCATTACGGAGGCGTGGTATTTTATGGTCTCTTCGCATCTGGGGAGAAACAGCCATGGGCTGACCCCGAAGAAACCAGTGAAGAGAAGTGTGGTTTTATAGATGAGGATGAGCTGGCTGAGGAGACCGGCGACATCACCCAGAGTTATGGCGCAATGGGTGGTCCGGCGAAAAGCTACGGGGCCACGGCACAGCTAAACGGAGGCTGGGTGCAGGACTGGGATAAGACGGAGGAATATGTACAGGAGCCAGCAGGAAAGATGTACACTCAGCGTGGCTACTCTTAA
- the ano5a gene encoding anoctamin-5 isoform X2: MKINKQKYSKDSVFFRDGVRRIDFVLSYIDDKDDQRKQERRRVYESNLQKFGLELETEDKSESEDGKTYFVKIHAPWEVLTTYADVLKIKVPFKVNDIPENSEIPMNWLSTPFRLPENIMHPKPDYFTASFNKSKSDFFLIDDKETFFPPSTRNRIVFYILARCSYFKDECGDKDKKGIKRLLNNGTYTAAFPLHDCRYWTRSKDPNCESERYSLYKYWARFFCFFKEQPLNLVRRYYGEKIGIYFAWLGFYTEMLFFAAVVGTICFAYGFLTYDDNEWSKEICSEDIGGKIVMCPLCDKKCTYWRLNITCNSSWQSHLFDNVATVFFAIFMGIWVTLFLEFWKRRQARLEYEWDLVDFEEEQQQLQLRPEYETKCTNRKLNRITQEMEPYLPITSKCARTCLSGATVLLWISLIIACIIGVIAYRLAVYASFASIMKNNTATNLEVVAPYVTPQLATSVTASCINFVIIMILNLLYERVAVKITDMEIPKTHLEYENKLTVKMFLFQFVNYYSSCFYVAFFKGKFVGYPGNYTYMFGSTSKLRNEECEPGGCLIELTTQLVIVMTGKQVWGNIQEALVPWLMNWWGSRKARSHPESLYSRWEQDYDLQGFGQLGLFYEYLEMVIQFGFITLFVASFPLAPLLALINNIIEVRVDAWKLTTQFRRPVAAKAHSIGAWEEILGGVAILSVVTNAFIVAFTSDMIPRLVYMYAYRTHNELNMKGYINNSLSEFNILKFSTDEKPEEYPSWFTSNITTCRYRDYRYPPGHEKEYYQNMQFWHILAAKLAFIIIMEHVVFMVKFFVAWMIPDVPSEVRARIKRERYLVQEYLHNYEVEKLKIQLSQNTNECTCQPMIYPSLAKHEVLSECL; this comes from the exons GAGTCAGAGGATGGAAAGACTTATTTTGTGAAGATCCATGCTCCATGGGAAGTACTGACCACATACGCCGATGTGTTGAAGATCAAGGTTCCTTTCAAGGTCAACGACATCCCAGAAAACAGCGAGATCCCCATGAACTGGCTGTCGACACCTTTCCGTCTGCCGGAGAATATCATGCATCCTAAGCCAGACTACTTCACAGCTTCTTTCAATAAGAGCAAGTCTGACTTCTTCCTTATTGATGACAAAGAGACGTTCTTCCCCCCTTCTACTCGCAACAGGATC GTCTTCTATATCCTGGCCCGCTGTTCATACTTTAAGGATGAATGTGGAGATAAAGACAAGAAGGGAATCAAGAGGTTGCTCAACAATGGCACCTACACTGCTGCCTTTCCCCTGCATGAT TGTAGATACTGGACAAGGTCAAAGGATCCTAACTGCGAAAGTGAGAGATACAGTCTTTACAAATACTGGGCCAGAttcttttgtttcttcaaaGAGCAGCCCCTCAACCTTGTAAG GAGGTATTATGGGGAAAAGATAGGTATTTATTTTGCATGGCTGGGTTTCTACACTGAGATGCTGTTCTTTGCTGCTGTAGTCGGAACAATTTGTTTTGCTTACGGATTCCTCACCTACGATGACAATGAATGGAG TAAAGAAATATGCAGTGAGGACATCGGAGGTAAAATTGTCATGTGCCCACTTTGTGACAAAAAGTGTACCTACTGGAGACTTAACATAACATGCAACTCCTCATGG CAATCGCACCTATTTGACAATGTGGCCACCGTGTTCTTCGCCATATTCATGGGGATTTGGG TGACGCTGTTTCTGGAGTTCTGGAAGAGGCGGCAGGCCCGTCTGGAGTACGAGTGGGATCTGGTTGACTTTGAGGAGGAGCAACAGCAGTTGCAGCTTCGGCCAGAGTATGAGACCAAGTGCACCAACCGCAAGCTGAACCGCATCACTCAG GAAATGGAGCCTTACTTACCCATAACAAGCAAGTGTGCACGCACATGCCTGTCTGGAGCCACCGTCCTGTTGTGG ATCTCATTGATCATTGCCTGCATCATTGGGGTCATAGCATACCGCTTGGCGGTATATGCATCCTTTGCTAGCATCATGAAGAACAATACTGCCACCAACCTGGAGGTGGTTGCCCCCTACGTCACCCCACAGCTGGCCACTTCTGTCACTGCCTCTTGTATCAACTTTGTTATCATCATGATCCTCAACCTTTTGTATGAGAGAGTGGCTGTTAAGATCACTGAcatgg AAATTCCAAAGACCCACCTGGAGTATGAGAACAAACTGACAGTGAAGATGTTCCTTTTCCAGTTTGTCAACTATTACTCTTCCTGTTTCTACGTGGCGTTCTTTAAGGGCAAGTTTGTCGGCTATCCTGGAAATTATACCTATATGTTTGGCAGCACAAGCAAACTGAGGAATGAAGAG TGTGAACCTGGTGGCTGTCTGATTGAACTGACCACTCAGCTAGTGATAGTGATGACTGGTAAACAGGTGTGGGGCAACATCCAAGAAGCTTTGGTCCC GTGGCTGATGAACTGGTGGGGCAGCAGGAAGGCACGAAGCCACCCTGAGAGTCTGTATAGCCGTTGGGAGCAGGACTATGACCTGCAGGGCTTTGGACAGCTTGGCCTCTTCTATGAATATTTGGAAATGG TGATCCAGTTTGGTTTCATCACACTGTTTGTTGCCTCCTTCCCATTGGCACCCCTGCTGGCACTTATCAATAACATCATTGAGGTTAGAGTGGATGCCTGGAAGCTCACGACTCAGTTCAGACGCCCCGTAGCAGCAAAAGCCCACAGCATAGGAGCCTGGGAGGAAATCCTTGGTGGTGTGGCCATACTCTCTGTAGTCACAAAT GCATTCATTGTGGCCTTCACCTCTGATATGATTCCTCGACTAGTGTACATGTACGCCTACCGTACGCACAATGAGCTGAATATGAAAGGCTACATAAACAACAGCCTGTCGGAGTTTAACATCTTAAAGTTCTCCACAGACGAAAAGCCTGAGGAATATCCATCCTGGTTCACCAGCAACATCACTACCTGCAG GTATCGTGATTACCGCTATCCTCCAGGGCATGAGAAGGAGTACTACCAAAATATGCAGTTCTGGCATATTTTGGCTGCCAAGCTGGCTTTCATCATTATCATGGAG CATGTCGTGTTTATGGTCAAGTTCTTTGTGGCCTGGATGATTCCTGACGTTCCATCTGAAGTGAGGGCCCGAATAAAGAGAGAACGCTACCTGGTCCAGGAGTACCTCCACAACTATGAAGTGGAGAAATTGAAGATCCAGCTCAGCCAAAATACCAATGAGTGCACCTGCCAACCCATGATCTATCCATCTTTAGCCAAACATGAGGTGCTGTCAGAGTGCCTCTAG
- the LOC115781416 gene encoding P2Y purinoceptor 3-like has protein sequence MVNTQVQPPEEDLCDLDPHHAVTVIELYIMPFFFLAVLILGLPLNLLSLWVFALRLRRWTRSTVFLFNLTLADTSWLLALPFLIHYHLNQLYWNQGLPLCVAVRMLYHNYFYLSIFFVTCISVDRYLAIVHPLRSLVLLDRRKASLLCVAVWTATLLLSIPVARMTLIQTCPGSNRTVCTLYVLLSETGESLPYSLLCSIIGFLFPLLSICYCGLCSIRELRSRPFHPDYHNKKLRLRRLLSAVLVIFSSFYLPYHLCRNTAIVIRAVYPDNPTSWQPADMAFALEMCVCGLVTCINPLFSFFIGRQFRNEFYGTIAAMFPRCPGMQVTSKWTHMTVRKRLQVSTVAPERALSAPRPRPS, from the exons ATGGTGAACACTCAGGTTCAG CCCCCAGAGGAAGACCTCTGTGATCTGGACCCGCATCATGCTGTAACTGTGATCGAGCTCTACATTatgccttttttcttcctggCTGTGCTTATCCTCGGACTGCCCCTCAACCTGCTCTCTCTGTGGGTTTTCGCCCTGCGCCTGAGGCGATGGACCCGCAGCACGGTCTTTCTCTTCAACCTGACCTTGGCTGACACCTCCTGGCTCCTGGCCTTGCCTTTCCTCATACACTACCATCTGAATCAGCTGTACTGGAACCAGGGGCTGCCGCTCTGCGTTGCTGTGAGGATGCTTTACCACAACTACTTCTACCTCAGCATCTTCTTCGTCACCTGCATCAGTGTGGACCGATACCTGGCCATCGTCCACCCACTGCGCTCTCTGGTGCTGCTTGACCGGCGGAAGGcctccctgctgtgtgtggcCGTATGGACGGCCACGCTGCTCCTCAGCATACCTGTTGCACGGATGACTCTGATCCAGACCTGCCCTGGAAGCAACCGCACCGTGTGCACCCTCTACGTACTGCTAAGTGAAACAGGGGAGAGCCTCCCTTATTCCCTCTTATGCTCCATTATCGGTTTCCTTTTCCCGCTGCTCTCCATCTGCTACTGCGGCCTGTGTAGTATCAGAGAGCTGCGCAGTCGACCTTTTCACCCTGATTATCACAACAAGAAGCTGCGGCTCCGGCGGCTGCTGAGCGCAGTGCTGGTCATATTTTCCTCGTTTTACTTGCCCTACCACCTGTGCCGCAACACTGCCATCGTGATACGGGCGGTCTACCCTGACAATCCCACCTCATGGCAACCTGCAGACATGGCCTTCGCCCTGGAGATGTGCGTCTGCGGCCTCGTTACCTGCATTAACCCTTTGTTCAGCTTCTTTATAGGCCGCCAGTTTAGGAATGAGTTTTACGGCACAATTGCTGCCATGTTTCCCCGCTGTCCAGGTATGCAGGTGACATCTAAATGGACCCATATGACGGTTAGGAAAAGGTTGCAGGTGTCCACTGTTGCGCCTGAGCGCGCACTGTCTGCACCTAGGCCTAGACCTTCATga
- the fancf gene encoding Fanconi anemia group F protein, which produces MEAVLKNLASTVEMLAVAAQSDAVKHWDKRTLSRAFHWARYCEHIFSRFHNNSAIRKIMEKQLQLTNQSLRDTISGYTEVSFSDLPRCQHLLLVRLLNNPELPSSIMKTLLDTTRPVNMMHCEYEDVTGLCSRIIQCKSAFKVLSPLTDMSALGADAEVRGEMLMERLEALLSQGSETCRTEHFLGSVLQGCEGAPQRFCLVIAAALLTSKNSAAQNAAHDFLLDWLQKQHSLLQHMCSALPATLLIALAKEYQKFRDSYCDVLKKLASEMEYSLSDGEWVQTSTGPTVTFEKLTEHFLALFEASPSLRSDIEEELNALKISDGDFDVRGLSVWGDLFVSIKRLER; this is translated from the coding sequence ATGGAGGCGGTGCTGAAAAACTTGGCTAGCACCGTGGAGATGCTGGCGGTGGCGGCGCAGAGCGATGCGGTTAAGCATTGGGATAAACGCACTCTGTCCAGAGCGTTTCACTGGGCCCGGTACTGCGAGCACATTTTCTCCAGATTTCATAATAACTCCGCGATTAGGAAGATCATGgagaagcagctgcagctcacGAACCAAAGTTTGCGAGATACCATTTCAGGATACACAGAAGTCTCCTTCTCGGACCTGCCCCGGTGCCAGCACTTGTTGCTCGTGAGGCTGTTGAACAATCCTGAACTTCCCAGCTCTATTATGAAGACGCTCTTGGACACAACGCGGCCTGTGAACATGATGCACTGTGAGTATGAGGATGTCACAGGTCTCTGCAGCCGCATCATTCAATGCAAATCAGCTTTTAAAGTATTGAGTCCCCTCACTGACATGTCAGCCCTTGGTGCTGATGCTGAGGTGCGAGGGGAGATGCTGATGGAGAGgctggaggctctgctgagcCAAGGCAGCGAAACCTGCAGGACTGAGCATTTTTTGGGCTCTGTCCTCCAGGGATGTGAAGGGGCACCGCAACGTTTCTGTCTAGTCATCGCTGCAGCTCTGCTGACATCCAAAAACTCTGCTGCACAAAATGCTGCACACGATTTTCTCTTGGACTGGCTGCAGAAGCAACACAGTCTGCTGCAGCACATGTGTTCTGCACTGCCTGCTACACTTCTGATAGCCCTGGCAAAAGAATATCAGAAATTCAGGGATTCATATTGTGATGTACTGAAAAAGTTGGCCTCAGAAATGGAATACAGCTTAAGTGATGGTGAATGGGTTCAAACCAGCACAGGCCCTACAGTGACCTTCGAGAAACTCACTGAGCACTTTCTGGCTTTGTTTGAGGCCAGTCCGTCTCTGAGGAGTGATATAGAAGAAGAGCTAAATGCTTTGAAGATTTCTGATGGAGACTTTGACGTCAGAGGGCTGAGTGTGTGGGGAGACCTGTTTGTCAGCATTAAACGACTGGAAAGATGA